In a genomic window of Chryseobacterium sp. G0162:
- a CDS encoding GNAT family N-acetyltransferase, whose product MNIIYRKLLSHESTLYRNIRLESLEQFPDSFETSYQEALNTKKLRMEIDIENQTPEKFVFGAFADHTLIGLCTFVKNEDNSGNIYQMYVKKGFQGKSIGSGLVQSVIQEAKKKFTITEIALEVAPKNHSAYQLYKKNGFKEINDKNDTNTSHIIVMKYIV is encoded by the coding sequence ATGAATATAATATATCGAAAACTTTTATCCCATGAGAGCACCCTATACCGAAACATCCGGCTGGAAAGCCTAGAACAGTTCCCCGACTCTTTTGAAACCAGTTATCAGGAAGCGCTGAATACAAAGAAACTCAGAATGGAAATTGATATTGAAAATCAAACTCCTGAAAAGTTTGTCTTTGGAGCTTTTGCAGATCATACCCTTATTGGCCTTTGTACTTTTGTTAAAAATGAAGACAATTCCGGAAATATCTACCAGATGTATGTAAAAAAGGGGTTTCAGGGAAAAAGCATAGGTTCCGGCTTAGTACAATCAGTTATTCAGGAAGCCAAAAAGAAATTTACCATCACTGAAATAGCCTTAGAAGTCGCTCCTAAAAATCACTCTGCTTACCAGCTATACAAAAAGAATGGGTTTAAAGAAATTAATGATAAAAATGATACGAACACTTCCCATATTATTGTCATGAAATACATTGTATAA
- a CDS encoding DAPG hydrolase family protein → MKPTKETEELMFRDINTLLSPKPIALEAGIRRLENGMLHIAMRNVLHNCKGKMLDWWFKYFETTADLKLWHPHDHVEHGGWDRKWIKNENYIGATIHATESLGDIPPVPATIKFHDPAEIFDADILKQAYADKAVSAVVYARIGFGKDTLIDTNGDPIDGYMFHVVRDTGQGCTLRSHFYLGALIADSENPLSDEVGFGLMEHCYSEFTYLAQVLPSLYYAENKNGDKAPLLW, encoded by the coding sequence ATGAAACCAACAAAGGAAACTGAAGAACTAATGTTCAGGGATATTAATACACTTTTATCTCCTAAACCCATAGCCCTTGAAGCTGGGATCAGGAGACTCGAGAACGGAATGCTCCATATTGCAATGAGAAATGTTCTGCATAACTGCAAAGGAAAAATGCTGGATTGGTGGTTCAAGTATTTTGAAACAACAGCAGATCTTAAACTATGGCATCCTCATGACCATGTGGAACATGGCGGTTGGGACAGAAAATGGATCAAAAATGAAAATTATATTGGGGCTACCATACATGCTACAGAGTCTTTAGGGGATATTCCACCTGTACCTGCGACGATAAAATTCCACGATCCGGCAGAGATTTTTGATGCTGATATTTTAAAGCAAGCCTATGCTGATAAAGCAGTGAGTGCGGTGGTTTATGCTAGAATAGGTTTTGGTAAAGATACTCTTATAGATACCAATGGTGATCCTATTGATGGTTATATGTTCCATGTAGTCAGAGATACGGGACAAGGATGTACATTGAGAAGTCATTTTTATCTTGGAGCATTAATAGCAGACAGTGAAAACCCGTTATCGGATGAAGTAGGATTCGGACTGATGGAACATTGCTATAGTGAATTTACCTATCTTGCTCAGGTTCTTCCTTCTCTTTATTACGCTGAAAATAAAAATGGAGACAAAGCCCCGCTTCTTTGGTAA
- a CDS encoding helix-turn-helix domain-containing protein — protein MKFIHQIDPSKFTFFEFQNCPDTYMESSQRTHLFEMMWFRNDRNSINNGHCIYLIPLYRSEKINFEGKKGCVIAFKRDYLEEDNKEFALDVFNLFNIHGQYTSLHLDEDVVEILQYLSILIEKEYQNSRGSYLVLKSLLKVFLLNLIRASQHYFLNQDIHQKRVYQFIMLMDEHYKIERKAEFYASKIGVSEKRINQILKEKMNKTLTQLLHERVVVEADRMLISGELTIKEIAFDLHFDDPAYFSRFYKKQTGQTPEEFKKRNACL, from the coding sequence ATGAAATTCATTCATCAGATCGATCCATCGAAATTTACCTTTTTTGAATTCCAAAACTGCCCGGATACCTATATGGAGAGTTCTCAACGGACCCATCTTTTTGAAATGATGTGGTTTAGAAATGATCGCAATTCGATAAATAATGGTCACTGTATATATCTTATTCCTCTATATCGTTCTGAAAAAATAAATTTTGAAGGAAAGAAGGGATGTGTGATTGCTTTCAAAAGGGACTATCTGGAAGAAGACAATAAAGAATTTGCACTGGATGTTTTCAATCTTTTCAATATACATGGGCAGTATACCAGCCTTCATTTGGATGAGGATGTTGTAGAAATACTTCAGTACCTCAGTATATTGATTGAAAAAGAATACCAGAATTCAAGGGGTAGCTATTTGGTTTTAAAATCCTTACTGAAAGTCTTTCTCCTGAATTTAATCCGTGCCAGTCAACACTATTTTTTAAACCAGGATATCCATCAGAAAAGAGTTTATCAGTTCATTATGCTGATGGATGAACATTACAAAATTGAACGGAAGGCAGAATTTTACGCTTCAAAAATAGGGGTGAGCGAAAAAAGAATCAACCAGATTCTAAAGGAAAAAATGAATAAGACCCTTACTCAACTACTGCATGAACGAGTAGTTGTAGAGGCAGATAGGATGTTGATTTCCGGAGAGCTCACAATAAAAGAAATTGCATTTGATCTTCATTTTGATGATCCGGCTTATTTTTCCCGGTTTTATAAAAAACAAACAGGACAAACTCCTGAGGAATTCAAGAAACGTAATGCCTGTTTGTAA
- a CDS encoding collagen-like protein encodes MKKLSILAASLASAVMFSQVQDAMSYQAIIRNSSNQLVSNQNVGMKFSILKGSTTGTVVYSETQTQSTNINGLVTVRIGAGTLVSGSYSTINWGSDIYFIKIETDPNGANNYTITGISQLLSVPYALYAKTSGSSIPGPQGIQGVTGPTGPVGAQGLIGATGATGAQGIQGIQGVTGPTGPVGAQGLIGATGGTGAQGIQGIQGITGPTGAVGAQGLIGATGATGAQGIQGIQGITGPTGAVGAQGLIGATGVTGAQGIQGIQGVTGPTGPVGAQGLIGATGATGAQGIQGIQGITGPTGPVGAQGLIGVTGAGFSNGTAGGQIILTNSAAPFAPGTPVNMSGDATINTSGVLTIGANKITTTKIADASVTVAKISTTSGTASSSTYLRGDGTWAAPSSGGAQLLTGTATATMPAAGNAGSFTITVNGAAVGDAVIVNPTGNIPAGDYPPIFTPKVTSANTITVYVYDAGSAGGSSFSFKATVIK; translated from the coding sequence ATGAAAAAGCTTTCCATTCTAGCAGCCTCTTTAGCTTCTGCTGTAATGTTCTCGCAAGTGCAGGATGCAATGAGCTACCAGGCTATTATTAGAAATTCAAGTAATCAATTGGTAAGTAACCAGAATGTAGGAATGAAGTTTTCTATATTGAAAGGCTCAACAACTGGAACTGTAGTATACTCAGAAACTCAAACTCAATCTACCAATATTAATGGTTTAGTAACTGTAAGAATTGGTGCAGGTACCTTGGTTAGTGGCTCGTATTCCACAATTAATTGGGGATCCGATATTTACTTTATAAAAATAGAAACAGATCCTAATGGAGCAAATAATTATACCATAACAGGAATATCTCAATTATTAAGTGTTCCTTATGCTTTATATGCGAAAACTTCAGGAAGTTCTATTCCTGGCCCTCAAGGTATTCAGGGAGTTACCGGTCCAACAGGACCTGTAGGTGCTCAAGGATTAATAGGTGCTACTGGTGCCACTGGCGCTCAGGGGATACAGGGTATTCAGGGAGTTACCGGCCCAACGGGTCCTGTAGGTGCTCAAGGATTAATAGGCGCTACTGGTGGCACAGGTGCTCAGGGGATACAAGGTATTCAGGGAATTACGGGTCCAACAGGAGCTGTAGGAGCCCAGGGATTAATTGGAGCTACTGGTGCCACAGGTGCTCAGGGGATACAAGGTATTCAGGGAATTACGGGTCCAACAGGAGCTGTAGGAGCCCAGGGATTAATTGGAGCTACCGGTGTCACTGGCGCTCAGGGGATACAAGGTATTCAGGGAGTTACCGGCCCAACGGGTCCTGTAGGTGCTCAAGGATTAATAGGCGCTACTGGTGCCACAGGTGCTCAAGGGATACAAGGTATTCAGGGAATTACGGGTCCAACGGGACCTGTAGGCGCTCAGGGATTAATAGGAGTTACTGGGGCTGGTTTTTCTAATGGAACAGCCGGCGGACAAATTATTTTGACTAATTCAGCTGCACCTTTTGCACCGGGAACTCCTGTAAATATGAGTGGGGACGCCACAATAAATACTTCCGGAGTATTAACTATTGGAGCTAATAAAATAACTACAACTAAGATTGCAGATGCCTCTGTTACAGTCGCCAAGATATCTACAACTTCAGGTACTGCAAGTTCTTCGACTTATCTTAGAGGTGATGGAACCTGGGCTGCACCAAGTAGTGGCGGGGCACAACTGTTAACAGGAACTGCGACTGCAACAATGCCGGCTGCGGGTAATGCTGGGTCATTTACAATTACAGTCAATGGAGCTGCGGTAGGAGATGCAGTTATTGTAAACCCAACAGGTAATATTCCAGCAGGAGATTATCCGCCAATCTTTACCCCTAAAGTAACTTCTGCAAATACCATAACTGTTTATGTATATGACGCCGGCTCTGCCGGGGGTTCATCTTTTTCTTTCAAAGCTACAGTGATTAAATAA
- a CDS encoding T9SS type A sorting domain-containing protein, with amino-acid sequence MKTTFFTLSLFLISFSIQISAQETLNTSGNNMSGSTGNVTATVGQSFYETISSPAGSIAAGVQQSYEIVPTLGVDITEINLSLNIFPNPTTDILNLKVGFKDYNKYRYELFDSSGKLLTSQPITQPQTQITMTSYPASVYLLKISREGKNIKIFKVIKNK; translated from the coding sequence ATGAAAACTACATTTTTTACACTTTCATTGTTTCTTATTAGCTTCTCTATTCAGATTTCTGCACAGGAAACTTTAAATACCAGTGGTAATAATATGTCTGGTAGTACGGGCAATGTCACAGCTACTGTTGGTCAAAGCTTTTATGAAACAATATCTTCTCCTGCAGGAAGTATTGCCGCTGGTGTTCAGCAGTCTTATGAAATTGTGCCTACATTAGGAGTTGACATTACTGAAATCAATTTGAGTCTCAATATTTTCCCCAATCCGACAACAGATATTCTTAATTTGAAAGTGGGATTTAAAGATTACAATAAATATCGCTATGAGCTTTTTGATAGCAGTGGTAAATTACTGACAAGTCAGCCTATCACTCAACCACAAACTCAAATTACAATGACGTCTTATCCTGCTTCGGTTTATTTATTAAAAATATCAAGAGAGGGAAAAAATATCAAAATTTTTAAGGTTATAAAAAACAAATAA
- a CDS encoding glycosyltransferase family 2 protein has product MKISLCLIVKNEEKVLSRCLESAVRFADEIIVVDTGSTDKTKEIAGKFTDKIFDFEWISDFSAARNFAFSKAVMDYQMWLDADDVIPEKSVKEINELKKRLNGDVEIVTMKYVLSFDQNGHPAFYSTRERLFKKNKNYQWIDPVHECIPLVGNIHYTDIEIWHKKAESGVISTRNIDIYRALEQSGKEFSARQLYYYARELKDHNETAKAITFFEKFLASGAGWIEDVISCCHQLAIEYKNNNIKEKVLPTLLKSFEYDIPRPEICCELGYYYKDKQDYHQAFKWFDMATRLPISHSVGFVFSDYFGYIPNVEACVCLSFLGEYKKANEYNEKAALSRPDCPSVRQNRDYLKELI; this is encoded by the coding sequence ATGAAAATAAGTTTGTGCTTAATTGTTAAAAATGAGGAAAAAGTTTTAAGCAGATGTTTGGAAAGTGCAGTAAGATTTGCAGATGAAATTATTGTTGTAGATACAGGATCTACCGATAAAACTAAAGAAATTGCTGGAAAATTTACAGATAAAATTTTTGATTTTGAGTGGATTAGTGATTTTTCGGCTGCACGTAATTTTGCATTCTCTAAAGCGGTTATGGACTATCAGATGTGGCTAGACGCAGATGATGTTATACCTGAAAAATCAGTTAAGGAAATTAATGAATTGAAGAAAAGACTGAATGGTGATGTTGAGATTGTTACTATGAAATACGTTTTGTCATTTGATCAAAATGGTCATCCAGCTTTTTATTCCACCCGTGAAAGATTATTCAAAAAAAACAAAAATTATCAATGGATTGACCCTGTTCACGAATGTATCCCTTTAGTGGGCAATATACACTATACTGATATTGAAATTTGGCATAAAAAAGCAGAATCCGGAGTCATATCAACAAGAAATATTGATATATATAGAGCTTTAGAGCAAAGTGGAAAAGAGTTTTCTGCAAGACAGCTGTATTACTATGCAAGAGAATTGAAAGACCACAATGAAACAGCTAAAGCAATAACTTTTTTTGAAAAATTTTTAGCATCCGGAGCAGGCTGGATAGAAGATGTGATTAGCTGTTGCCATCAATTAGCCATTGAATATAAAAATAATAACATCAAAGAAAAAGTTCTGCCCACTTTACTAAAAAGTTTTGAATATGATATTCCTAGACCGGAAATCTGTTGTGAATTAGGCTATTATTATAAAGATAAGCAAGATTATCATCAGGCTTTTAAATGGTTTGATATGGCGACAAGATTACCAATATCTCATTCAGTAGGTTTTGTATTTTCTGATTACTTTGGATATATTCCTAATGTTGAAGCTTGTGTCTGTTTATCTTTTTTAGGAGAATATAAAAAAGCTAATGAATACAATGAAAAAGCAGCTCTTTCAAGACCAGACTGTCCTTCTGTAAGGCAAAATAGAGATTATTTAAAAGAACTTATATAG
- a CDS encoding S66 peptidase family protein, with product MKLITPNRLVDGDKVASISMSWGAAGELPHRYLKGKKRLNQVFNLEVTETKHALQSAQWIYKNPEARANDLMEAFSDPAIKAIISNIGGDDSIRMLKYIDLDIIKNNPKIFLGFSDSTITHFICLKAGLSSFYGTSLLVGFAENVMMHDYQINDIRQTLFSPSIIGQIHPNPEGWTTEFLDWFDVSLQEIKRKLTPPSGWRFIRGNSIVQGPLIGGCMEVLEMLKGTEYWPDAEVWKNCILFFETSEGKPHPDYFRYWLRNYAATGILKNAKGIIFGRPYDNLYAEEYEIELLKVLDEEGLYDLPVITQMDFGHTCPTFTIPYGRLAEINCVDKTFSILESGVL from the coding sequence ATGAAATTAATTACTCCCAACAGATTAGTTGATGGTGATAAAGTGGCAAGCATTTCCATGTCATGGGGTGCTGCCGGCGAACTGCCACACCGATATTTAAAAGGTAAAAAACGACTGAATCAGGTTTTTAATCTGGAAGTTACCGAAACTAAACATGCACTACAATCTGCGCAATGGATCTATAAAAATCCGGAAGCGAGAGCTAATGACCTTATGGAAGCATTTTCAGATCCTGCCATAAAAGCCATTATCTCAAATATTGGTGGAGATGACAGTATACGGATGCTGAAATACATTGATCTTGATATCATTAAAAATAATCCTAAAATATTTCTTGGGTTTTCCGACAGTACTATTACCCATTTCATATGCCTCAAAGCAGGTCTAAGCTCATTTTACGGTACTTCCCTATTGGTTGGTTTTGCAGAAAATGTAATGATGCATGATTACCAAATCAATGATATCAGACAAACACTGTTCTCTCCTTCTATTATTGGACAAATTCATCCGAACCCAGAAGGCTGGACTACTGAATTCCTCGATTGGTTTGATGTTTCCTTACAGGAAATAAAAAGAAAACTGACCCCACCATCAGGCTGGCGTTTTATCAGAGGAAATTCTATCGTTCAGGGACCATTGATTGGTGGTTGTATGGAAGTATTGGAAATGCTTAAAGGAACCGAATATTGGCCAGATGCCGAAGTCTGGAAAAACTGCATCCTGTTTTTTGAAACATCAGAAGGGAAGCCACACCCTGATTATTTCAGATACTGGCTTCGGAATTATGCCGCAACCGGAATTCTGAAAAATGCCAAAGGAATTATTTTCGGAAGACCTTATGACAATCTGTATGCTGAAGAATATGAAATAGAATTATTAAAAGTATTAGATGAAGAGGGCTTATATGATTTACCCGTCATTACACAAATGGATTTTGGCCACACCTGCCCTACTTTTACCATTCCTTATGGAAGATTGGCAGAAATTAATTGTGTAGATAAGACTTTTTCTATATTGGAAAGCGGAGTTCTGTAA
- a CDS encoding DJ-1/PfpI family protein, whose amino-acid sequence MNVAFLIYDQVEALDLNGPLDVFIKANVIAEGSYNCYTVGKTKDAVFMEANTMAIIPTYTIQTAPQPDMIVIPGANPDRVMEYLQDDGFQKTVMQWVKDLYHKGTTVFTVCTGSMHLSKTGILDHHEITTHSMLLDTLEQHNPKSTVKRNVRFVDQDQLITTAGITAGIDAALYLVEKHHGKELVDTIVSLFEYQQKEFRH is encoded by the coding sequence ATGAATGTAGCATTTCTGATTTATGATCAGGTAGAAGCCCTTGATCTGAATGGTCCATTGGATGTATTTATTAAGGCGAATGTAATCGCTGAAGGAAGCTATAACTGTTATACTGTTGGAAAAACTAAAGACGCCGTATTTATGGAAGCAAATACGATGGCAATCATTCCAACATATACTATACAAACAGCTCCCCAACCGGATATGATTGTCATACCGGGTGCCAATCCGGACCGTGTGATGGAATATCTGCAGGATGATGGCTTTCAGAAAACGGTGATGCAATGGGTAAAAGATTTGTATCATAAGGGAACTACTGTTTTCACTGTCTGTACAGGAAGTATGCATTTATCTAAAACGGGCATTTTAGATCATCATGAAATTACGACCCATTCTATGTTGCTGGATACTTTAGAGCAACATAACCCGAAGAGTACGGTGAAAAGAAATGTGCGTTTTGTCGATCAGGACCAGTTGATTACTACAGCGGGAATAACAGCAGGAATAGATGCTGCGTTATATTTGGTTGAAAAACATCATGGGAAAGAATTGGTAGATACTATTGTGTCGCTTTTTGAATATCAGCAGAAGGAGTTTAGGCACTAA
- a CDS encoding GlxA family transcriptional regulator, giving the protein MENAGKYSGIKNIAILVLPQVQLLDVAGPCDVFTAANFFLTDTQYGLKYQVRLISGTSDKIIYSGSGIPLICSYTIYDIDFPIDTLLVAGTDLSTLDAVNPEIYGYLQNIMGEVRRLGSVCVGAFILAKAGLLTGKQVTTHWKYADILQRTYPDLNVNINPFFICDQGIYTSGGVSSGIDLALALLEEDFGKPIASEVAKHLVLHLKRPGVQSQFGNAISDYGTLSPLTKEIRDLLKDKLGQVISIEFMAESVHMSVRNFSRVFLKESGMTPGKFLEKMRLDQAKNMLEYTEMSIDMIAEKCGFGTVVSLRRLFLKYLFISPSQYRKTSKETM; this is encoded by the coding sequence ATGGAAAATGCAGGAAAATATTCAGGAATAAAAAATATAGCAATTTTGGTCTTGCCCCAGGTCCAGTTGTTGGATGTTGCCGGTCCCTGCGATGTATTCACAGCAGCCAATTTCTTTTTGACGGATACCCAATATGGTTTAAAATATCAGGTCCGTCTGATATCCGGCACTTCAGATAAAATAATTTATTCCGGTTCGGGAATTCCTTTAATCTGCAGTTATACCATTTATGATATAGATTTTCCGATAGATACTTTGTTGGTTGCGGGTACTGATTTGAGCACATTAGATGCCGTTAATCCTGAAATTTATGGTTATTTACAAAATATAATGGGAGAAGTAAGACGGTTAGGATCAGTATGTGTAGGTGCATTTATTTTAGCGAAAGCTGGGTTGCTGACGGGAAAACAAGTGACAACCCACTGGAAATATGCTGATATTCTACAGCGGACTTATCCTGATCTGAACGTCAATATCAATCCTTTTTTTATCTGTGATCAGGGAATATACACTTCAGGAGGCGTTTCTTCCGGAATAGATCTGGCACTAGCTTTATTGGAAGAAGATTTTGGAAAACCAATAGCTTCTGAGGTGGCAAAACATCTCGTTTTGCATTTAAAAAGACCTGGAGTGCAGTCTCAGTTTGGAAATGCTATTTCCGATTATGGAACATTGTCTCCGCTCACCAAGGAAATCAGGGATTTGCTTAAAGATAAGCTCGGGCAGGTCATCAGTATAGAATTTATGGCAGAATCTGTACATATGAGTGTCCGTAATTTCTCCAGAGTATTTTTGAAAGAATCAGGAATGACTCCCGGTAAGTTTCTTGAAAAAATGAGACTGGATCAGGCTAAAAATATGTTGGAATATACAGAAATGAGTATCGATATGATTGCTGAAAAGTGTGGTTTTGGTACTGTAGTTTCTCTTCGGCGGTTATTTTTGAAATATCTCTTTATTTCTCCGTCACAATACCGGAAAACATCTAAAGAAACAATGTAA
- a CDS encoding beta-carotene 15,15'-monooxygenase: MAKRQMPFFKRWVPEWLVKIILFSMTLPGIIIFFLPLTNINAAAGYYGSEPADIQFSVALFYAGYVGFYCLERRFFSFLAAKEYFLLFTTLQIIACLICYFTREVYVLFPTRFIQGMLFAGNVNLSLTLIFTRLSSERGREISFSVFFGILICALPFNNLITTDLIDSYNFNIVYKTAIFSYLPGLIFLTLAMTNYRPNVRFHLYKLDWQSFVVFSIILVLVGYITIFGQEYYWLEDSRILGSIIGIIVLVGISIFRQRSIKRPYIDLRIFKYRNFKVGLLILFVMYICRFASGITNSFFASELHLDPFYISYINVFNLSGLIVGVIIACCMVLQKKRIQYIWGPGFLMLLLFHALMYYSFDVQADEFNYYIPLFLQGLGVGLIMVPTIIFIISSVPASIGPSAAATALAIRYFGFCASIALINFFELFEKSRHYNAFQDHITAVDPFVKDFLHKQTSKLTAKGMLEDHAVKASNKLLVGRLNVQNHVRFAMDYYEMMVWLLAGVLLLIILFPYLNRTALYLKSRRLSPA, translated from the coding sequence ATGGCTAAAAGACAAATGCCTTTTTTTAAAAGATGGGTGCCGGAATGGCTGGTGAAAATTATTCTTTTCTCCATGACTTTACCGGGAATTATCATCTTCTTCCTGCCGCTGACCAATATTAATGCCGCAGCAGGATATTACGGAAGCGAACCTGCTGATATTCAGTTTTCAGTAGCATTATTCTATGCCGGATATGTTGGGTTTTACTGTCTGGAAAGAAGATTTTTTAGTTTTCTGGCGGCGAAGGAGTATTTTCTTTTATTTACCACTTTACAGATTATAGCTTGTCTTATATGTTACTTTACCCGCGAAGTTTACGTTCTTTTTCCTACACGTTTTATCCAGGGAATGTTGTTTGCGGGGAATGTCAATCTTTCATTAACTCTCATTTTTACCCGGTTGAGCAGTGAAAGAGGGCGGGAAATCAGTTTTTCCGTATTTTTTGGAATTCTGATCTGTGCTTTACCCTTTAATAATCTGATTACAACAGACCTTATAGACTCTTATAATTTTAATATCGTTTATAAAACTGCCATCTTTTCATATCTGCCAGGTCTTATTTTTCTAACATTGGCCATGACGAATTACAGACCTAATGTGAGATTTCATTTGTATAAACTGGATTGGCAGAGCTTTGTGGTTTTCAGTATTATTTTGGTGTTGGTAGGATATATAACCATTTTCGGACAGGAATATTATTGGCTGGAAGATAGCCGGATTTTAGGAAGTATAATAGGCATCATTGTATTGGTAGGAATATCGATTTTCCGTCAGCGTTCGATTAAAAGACCTTATATAGACCTCCGGATTTTCAAATACAGAAATTTTAAAGTAGGATTGTTGATTCTCTTCGTCATGTACATTTGCCGTTTCGCATCAGGAATTACAAACAGCTTTTTTGCATCAGAACTGCATTTGGATCCGTTTTATATCTCTTATATTAATGTTTTTAATCTTTCTGGATTAATCGTTGGAGTCATCATTGCCTGTTGTATGGTTTTACAGAAAAAAAGAATACAATATATCTGGGGACCGGGCTTTTTGATGTTGCTGCTGTTTCATGCATTGATGTATTATTCCTTTGATGTACAGGCTGATGAATTCAATTATTATATACCATTATTTCTTCAAGGATTAGGGGTGGGATTAATTATGGTTCCAACGATTATTTTCATTATATCATCAGTTCCTGCTTCTATTGGTCCATCTGCTGCTGCAACAGCATTAGCGATCCGTTATTTTGGCTTCTGTGCCAGTATCGCATTGATCAATTTTTTTGAACTTTTCGAAAAAAGCCGTCACTACAATGCCTTTCAGGATCATATAACGGCGGTTGATCCTTTTGTAAAAGACTTCCTTCATAAACAAACCTCTAAACTTACTGCGAAAGGTATGCTTGAGGACCATGCGGTAAAAGCTTCCAATAAATTATTGGTAGGAAGATTAAATGTTCAGAATCATGTACGTTTTGCTATGGATTATTACGAAATGATGGTCTGGCTGTTAGCAGGTGTTTTACTGTTGATTATTCTTTTTCCCTATCTGAACCGTACCGCACTTTATTTGAAATCCCGCAGGTTATCTCCTGCATAA
- a CDS encoding HlyD family secretion protein encodes MKKKYTPTDRLITKITGWISVLIVAALAVWGGFTLKNYYRYEQTNDAQIQEYVNPVISRAGGFIVAVKFEENQEVKKGDTLLLIDNREYVLQQKQTQAALQKARAQLKVLQSNTGTTEKEAAAAQAQVDASKAKVWKQQLDYNRYKKLYDEESATKQRLEDVKATLDVNESDYQSSKDNYAASVSKINDIQAEKTVVQAEIARLEALLDRHKLDVSYTAVVASYDGRMGRRTVEVGQMIDAGETLAFIVNNETDKWVVANYKETQIKDMKIGDQVKIVADSYPDKEFQGTIISLSPATGSSFSLLPPDNSTGNYVKIVQRIPVRIRVDGKRRDIDILKMGMNVNVYAHKKHS; translated from the coding sequence ATGAAAAAAAAATATACCCCTACCGATAGGCTGATCACAAAGATCACAGGATGGATTTCAGTTTTAATCGTTGCCGCACTTGCTGTTTGGGGCGGTTTTACCCTAAAAAATTATTACAGATATGAGCAGACCAATGACGCTCAGATTCAGGAATATGTGAATCCGGTTATTTCAAGGGCTGGCGGTTTCATCGTGGCTGTAAAATTTGAGGAAAATCAGGAAGTTAAAAAAGGAGATACTCTTTTATTGATTGATAACCGTGAGTATGTTCTTCAGCAAAAACAAACTCAGGCAGCCCTTCAGAAAGCCCGTGCACAGCTAAAAGTTTTACAGAGTAATACGGGGACCACAGAGAAAGAAGCTGCAGCTGCACAGGCACAGGTAGATGCCAGTAAGGCAAAAGTCTGGAAACAACAGCTTGATTACAACCGTTATAAAAAGCTTTACGATGAAGAATCGGCTACAAAACAGAGACTTGAAGATGTGAAAGCAACCCTGGATGTGAATGAAAGTGATTATCAATCGTCTAAGGATAATTATGCGGCTTCTGTATCTAAAATTAATGATATTCAGGCTGAAAAAACAGTGGTACAGGCTGAAATTGCAAGACTGGAAGCTTTATTAGACCGTCATAAATTAGATGTAAGCTATACCGCAGTAGTTGCTTCTTATGATGGAAGAATGGGAAGACGAACCGTTGAAGTAGGGCAGATGATTGATGCGGGAGAAACGCTGGCATTCATTGTTAATAATGAAACCGATAAATGGGTGGTTGCGAATTACAAGGAAACCCAAATCAAGGATATGAAAATTGGAGATCAGGTGAAAATTGTTGCAGACTCTTATCCTGACAAAGAATTTCAAGGAACTATTATTTCATTATCACCGGCTACAGGCTCCAGTTTTTCATTATTGCCGCCTGATAACTCCACGGGGAACTATGTGAAAATTGTGCAGCGTATTCCTGTGAGAATCAGAGTGGATGGAAAAAGAAGAGATATAGATATTCTCAAAATGGGAATGAATGTGAACGTGTATGCCCATAAAAAGCATTCCTAA